AGCTGGTTCTCCAGGACCAGAATCTACTTCATTAGTATCATGGTGCAATCCAGATTCTAAGGTGACAGACTTCTGTGGAGAATCTATTAACTGCAAAATACCTTTGTTCATATCACCTGTCAAAACCCCATGGGTATCTGAAGAAAGATCTAGGggggtctttcttttctttgatttggATGTCAATTTATTATCTCTTTTGGCTGGGTGGTTTCCTCCTTTGGCCACACCCACAGAGAAGGCATCTTCCAGTGAACCCACAGTGTTTTGTTTCTGGCTTTTTGACAGGTTACCTGGTTCTCCAGGACCAGAATCTACTTCATTAGTATCATGGTGCAATCCAGATTCTAAGGTGACAGACTTCTGTGGAGAATCTGTTAACTGCAAAATACGTTTGTTCTTATCGCCTGTCAAAATGTTCTCTGCTCTACCTGGtaattctttcctttgttttttaactaGTTCGCAAGGATCTGGAATTGAATCACAATTTTCCTCTTTATTACTATTGATTTCTCCACAGTAGCAATTCATAACATTTTGATCTTTGAGATAGCTCTGAAAGGCATTCACATCTTCATTAATATTCTCATATATGTGGTTCGTTTGGGAAATACTTTCTGATTTATTAACCTTCTGACAGAGCTCCTTATTTAATGGGTCATGTACACTTCCTCCATCATTTTCATGTATTTGGttgattttagaaattatttctgTCTTTCGATATACCTTTTGTCTGGGCTTCTTACCTACTTTTGAATCGTGACAAGCAGGTTGCATATTAGGGAACGTCTGAGTCGTATAATCACCCAACTTTGTGCTATCTTTGTCACAAAGAGCAGGCATCTCAAACTCACTTAAGTCTTTAAAGGTTCCAGGGATGTCCTTATCCTTTTGAGGTAAGAAAGCCTCGTCCTTTTCTGAACAATGAACACCTCTGTCATTACTAAAACGATTCACTCCAGAGATTATTTCTGTCTTGCGATTTACTTTCTGCCTAGGAATCTTGCTAATTTGGGACTCATTCTGAGCAGGGTGTATACTAGTGATCTGCTTATGCAAATCCAGAATATTCTGGGTCTTATAGTCACGTAAGTTTCCATTGTTTCTTGTGAAAAGTGAAGGTCCTTCAAATTCTTTTGAAGCTTCTATGTTTCCATAGGTGGTCTCTTTAGTCACTTGGGTTTGGAGGGGAAAGTTAGCCTTTTCTAGAACATGAATATCTTTATCATTATCCTCATATATTTGGTTCATACTAGAAATTATTTTTGTCCTCCGGTTTATTTTCTGCTTAGGCTTATCTATTTTTGATTGATTTTGTTGAGCATTGACAAACTTTTTCAAGTCCAACATAGTCTGGGTCTCATAGTCacatacattttcattatttttggtgGAAAGATCAGCTATATGAAATTCATTTGCAACTTGTAGGTTTCCAGAACTGGTCTCTTCATCCTTTTGGCTTGGAAATAAGTTATCTTTTTCTGATTTATGAATCACAAATGTCTGCCGAGAAGGTTTACTTCTATTACAATATAGGGCGTTCTGACACTGATCCAATTTACTGTCTTGAAGGAGTTGGACTGAACGTTGAGAGAAAGGGTATGTTTCTTCTTGCTCGTCTGTcgtatgtgtttgtttcctcttCTTAGTTTGTATGTTCTCTTGCTCCACGCTGCTCTGGAGGGTTATTTTCTTCAGCACGTTTGCCTGAGGTGGCTGTTCAGTATCGGGAATACAATTTGGATCTTCTGAATCCTCTCTGTCATCTAGGACAACAGAGCCTCTTTCTAGTTTGTTTTCAATCTTTTCCTCGGCACCCATTTCTGAACTacctttacattttttctttgatctttctctccttttttcagAGCTTGGATCTTTCACTTTTCTGAAAGTTTCCTTTCCACAATCTGTCTTTTTCTTACTttgatttttattgctttttgagattgtaatgaTTTTGCTTACTTCACTAGCAGTTAAATCCATGTCAGCATTTTCGCACACAGTTTTCTGTAACTGCAAGTCATCAGTGTCCTGCACTATCTC
The nucleotide sequence above comes from Peromyscus eremicus chromosome 13, PerEre_H2_v1, whole genome shotgun sequence. Encoded proteins:
- the Sgo2 gene encoding shugoshin 2, which gives rise to MEYPVMEVDSGIKRRVKDRITKTKLNVSLASKIRTKILNNSSIFKISLKHNNRALARALSREKENSRRITTEKMLLQKEVEKLNFENTFLRLKLNNLNKKLIEIESLVNNNLITAIEMSSLSEFHQGSFLLSAGKRKRISKQCKSVHLPFARVPLTSENDDDDDDDDDDGKWKTKCNNRITSKTSPDITSSVSRQSLSLQQCTLEVLLPKEDNQNICASGYSEHTSSVDVLPKESHYDSDQSPKNSLSEMKTVPSTSLRREKPSLNNVTERRKRGSSPAENLYVTDLDHQQISGPGFSWNNEINGRASETSSQIQNHPQCFPNLPSASASAPSAKHMEIVQDTDDLQLQKTVCENADMDLTASEVSKIITISKSNKNQSKKKTDCGKETFRKVKDPSSEKRRERSKKKCKGSSEMGAEEKIENKLERGSVVLDDREDSEDPNCIPDTEQPPQANVLKKITLQSSVEQENIQTKKRKQTHTTDEQEETYPFSQRSVQLLQDSKLDQCQNALYCNRSKPSRQTFVIHKSEKDNLFPSQKDEETSSGNLQVANEFHIADLSTKNNENVCDYETQTMLDLKKFVNAQQNQSKIDKPKQKINRRTKIISSMNQIYEDNDKDIHVLEKANFPLQTQVTKETTYGNIEASKEFEGPSLFTRNNGNLRDYKTQNILDLHKQITSIHPAQNESQISKIPRQKVNRKTEIISGVNRFSNDRGVHCSEKDEAFLPQKDKDIPGTFKDLSEFEMPALCDKDSTKLGDYTTQTFPNMQPACHDSKVGKKPRQKVYRKTEIISKINQIHENDGGSVHDPLNKELCQKVNKSESISQTNHIYENINEDVNAFQSYLKDQNVMNCYCGEINSNKEENCDSIPDPCELVKKQRKELPGRAENILTGDKNKRILQLTDSPQKSVTLESGLHHDTNEVDSGPGEPGNLSKSQKQNTVGSLEDAFSVGVAKGGNHPAKRDNKLTSKSKKRKTPLDLSSDTHGVLTGDMNKGILQLIDSPQKSVTLESGLHHDTNEVDSGPGEPANLSKSQKQSTVGSLEDAFSVGMAKGGNRPAKRDNKLTSKSKKRKTPLDLSSDTHGAVEITPNTDHTQSVDSQQTDKENYLENEKIAKSKPDFYTKVLKPLSQIRSPNIKNSSLDNMCESSVPLSISSSKNLMMEENSSLESVCIFPVGDGADGKIKERSQKSCRRTQKSGIGREPFQDLVGSSSSVPSNTADPESESEVPPAKLPRRKRQCTPLNLREPNLVSKMRR